In Primulina eburnea isolate SZY01 chromosome 5, ASM2296580v1, whole genome shotgun sequence, a single window of DNA contains:
- the LOC140831736 gene encoding large ribosomal subunit protein eL29z-like — protein sequence MAKSKNHTAHNQSHKAHRNGIKKPKRHRLSSTKGMDPKFLRNQRYARKHNKKIGETASEEE from the exons ATGGCGAAGTCGAAGAATCACACGGCTCACAATCAGTCGCATAAGGCCCACAGGAATGGAATCAAGAAACCCAAGCGCCACCGCCTTTCATCCACCAAAGGG ATGGACCCGAAGTTCTTGAGGAACCAGAGGTATGCCCGAAAGCACAACAAGAAGATTGGCGAGACCGCGAGCGAGGAAGAGTAG
- the LOC140832941 gene encoding putative pentatricopeptide repeat-containing protein At3g16890, mitochondrial, with the protein MRNFSSLASRVVLEFKNPTQKVRIPNKIASDSSKLKYRENIRQNLVTGKPKFKDSNFDSVSTPKARILGCENKSFSKPIDHRYLAEVLSRKDWYLLLNHELKAQRISLSSRVVVSILRNQENPLCCLRFYNWVSNIGDSFGKDQSIRVALSDVLYREGPILLSTELIQDIRNSKCRVTEDFLCVLIGSWGRLGLAKYCAEVFEQVSYLGLIPSTRLYNAVIDALVKSNSLDLAYLKFQQMEVDNCVPDRFTYNILIHGVCKAGVVDEALRLVKQMEGLRHTPNVFTYTILIDGYCNAKRVNDAFGVLERMKTMKVRPNDATYRSLVNGVFRTLSPHEAFEWLWRWVKKEPKLPKVTYDSILYCLSNNSLARDAVVFLRTAAGHGYIPDTLTFNITITCLIKGLQIEETCQVFDDFIKRGVNVDPGTCLALVAALYNSGRQNKGNQYLSWMLEKGLVSNVFTFNMVIDCFCKAKMMNSALGTLKEMSNRDIHPNLVTFNTLITGFCKVRDVVKAQELLLMLLDHGFKPDVFTFSSIIDGLCKVNHITDAFDCFSEMVEWGISPNAITYNCLIRSLCFSGEVVKAMKLLRKMHVDGVQPDVYSFNALIQKYCEMNKIDKAQRLLISMLTLDLQPDNFTYISFIKALCESGRFYEAKELFSSMEANGCCPDAYTCDSFVDALVKSHRFEEAQEVWLKCREKGITLKVITV; encoded by the coding sequence ATGAGAAATTTCTCATCTTTGGCTTCTAGGGTTGTACTGGAATTCAAGAATCCCACTCAGAAAGTCCGAATTCCCAATAAAATTGCTTCAGATTCCTCTAAACTGAAATATCGGGAAAATATCCGTCAAAATTTAGTGACAGGTAAGCCTAAATTCAAAGATTCAAACTTTGATTCAGTTTCAACTCCCAAAGCTCGCATTTTAGGTTGTGAAAATAAATCTTTCTCGAAGCCTATTGATCATCGATATTTAGCTGaagttttgtccagaaaggaCTGGTACTTGCTGCTGAACCATGAGCTCAAGGCGCAAAGAATCAGTTTGAGTAGTCGTGTCGTTGTTAGCATTTTGCGAAACCAAGAAAACCCTTTATGTTGTTTGAGATTTTATAACTGGGTTTCGAACATCGGAGACTCGTTTGGTAAGGATCAATCCATCCGCGTTGCTTTAAGCGATGTCCTTTATAGGGAAGGTCCCATTTTGCTGTCAACTGAGTTAATACAGGACATCAGGAACTCAAAGTGCAGAGTCACGGAGGATTTTCTGTGTGTTTTGATAGGTAGTTGGGGAAGATTGGGGTTAGCCAAGTATTGTGCTGAGGTTTTTGAGCAGGTTTCTTATCTGGGACTGATTCCCAGTACAAGGTTATATAATGCTGTGATAGATGCTTTAGTGAAATCCAATTCACTTGATTTGGCTTACCTCAAGTTTCAGCAAATGGAGGTGGACAACTGTGTCCCAGATAGATTTACCTATAACATTCTTATTCACGGAGTTTGCAAGGCTGGTGTAGTCGATGAGGCACTTCGCCTTGTCAAGCAGATGGAGGGATTGAGACACACTCCCAATGTGTTCACATATACCATCCTAATAGATGGGTATTGTAATGCAAAAAGAGTGAATGATGCATTTGGGGTTCTGGAGAGAATGAAAACCATGAAAGTGAGGCCCAATGATGCCACTTATAGATCACTTGTTAATGGAGTTTTTCGAACCCTGTCACCACACGAAGCTTTTGAATGGCTGTGGAGATGGGTGAAAAAGGAGCCCAAGCTTCCCAAAGTAACTTATGATAGTATACTCTATTGTCTATCGAATAATTCTCTAGCAAGGGATGCGGTTGTGTTTTTAAGGACAGCTGCAGGACATGGTTATATTCCCGACACTTTGACatttaacatcacaattacttGTTTGATAAAAGGATTGCAAATTGAGGAAACTTGTCAGGTATTTGATGATTTCATCAAACGAGGGGTGAATGTGGATCCCGGTACTTGTCTAGCACTTGTAGCGGCCCTGTACAACTCAGGAAGACAAAATAAGGGCAATCAATATTTAAGTTGGATGCTCGAAAAAGGACTTGTGTCAAATGTCTTCACATTTAACATGGTAATTGATTGCTTTTGCAAAGCCAAAATGATGAACAGCGCACTTGGAACATTAAAAGAGATGTCTAATAGAGACATTCACCCTAATCTTGTTACTTTCAACACCCTTATTACTGGGTTTTGCAAGGTTAGGGATGTGGTCAAGGCACAAGAATTGTTACTGATGCTTCTAGATCATGGCTTTAAACCAGATGTGTTCACCTTTAGTTCAATTATTGACGGTCTATGCAAGGTTAACCATATTACTGATGCTTTTGATTGTTTCTCAGAAATGGTGGAGTGGGGAATCTCTCCTAATGCTATTACATACAATTGCTTAATTCGTTCATTGTGCTTTTCTGGAGAGGTTGTTAAAGCAATGAAACTACTGAGAAAAATGCACGTTGATGGCGTACAACCAGATGTTTACTCTTTTAATGCTCTAATTCAGAAGTACTGTGAGATGAATAAAATTGATAAGGCACAGAGGCTTCTCATAAGCATGCTAACTCTAGATTTGCAGCCAGATAATTTTACTTACATTTCCTTTATCAAAGCATTATGTGAATCTGGAAGATTTTATGAAGCTAAAGAGTTATTCTCTTCAATGGAAGCAAATGGTTGTTGTCCTGATGCCTATACATGTGATTCATTCGTTGATGCTTTAGTAAAGTCACACAGATTTGAAGAAGCCCAAGAGGTATGGTTGAAATGCAGAGAGAAAGGAATAACATTAAAAGTGATTACCGTTTGA